A window of the Streptomyces sp. NBC_01351 genome harbors these coding sequences:
- a CDS encoding ATP-binding protein, protein MNTQICDSARHFGAQLSATPRGARQARQLAVEKIAEWGLPTDGAALVVAELAANAVTHGRVPGRDFQLVLTLAGGVLRIEVVDTRRDRVPVLRGADGGAEGGRGLLLVDAVADRWGVDRRLPPCKAVWAELDVPEGRGHHDAGTRDPVRSDVNP, encoded by the coding sequence GTGAATACTCAAATCTGCGACTCGGCCCGTCATTTCGGCGCCCAGCTCTCCGCCACCCCGCGCGGCGCCCGTCAGGCGCGGCAGCTCGCCGTCGAGAAGATCGCCGAATGGGGTCTCCCGACGGACGGGGCGGCGCTCGTCGTGGCCGAGCTGGCGGCCAACGCAGTGACCCACGGCCGGGTCCCCGGGCGGGACTTCCAGCTCGTGCTCACCCTCGCCGGCGGCGTGCTGCGGATCGAGGTGGTGGACACCCGTCGCGACCGGGTCCCGGTTCTCCGCGGCGCGGACGGGGGTGCCGAGGGTGGGCGTGGTCTGCTGCTGGTGGACGCGGTCGCGGACCGGTGGGGCGTGGACCGGCGGCTGCCGCCGTGCAAGGCGGTGTGGGCGGAGCTGGACGTGCCCGAGGGGCGGGGACACCATGACGCGGGGACCCGCGACCCGGTTCGCTCGGACGTAAACCCTTGA
- a CDS encoding GNAT family N-acetyltransferase, with product MTLTFTLDPSVDAALHEGILDLWTDVTNAGGAVGFVAPVTRDEIRPQLVKLLAEVADGGTRLLVGHDEGGEVAATAFLTRNAHRLQLHWVWAYTVMVHPRHQGKGLGRDLMAATEAAARSMEGVDAIRLGCRGGHGLERFYATCGYKEVGRVPDAIRVAPGDDRDDITMLLPLR from the coding sequence ATGACCCTTACGTTCACCCTTGACCCGTCCGTGGACGCCGCCCTGCACGAAGGCATCCTCGACCTGTGGACGGACGTCACCAACGCGGGCGGCGCCGTCGGCTTCGTCGCCCCGGTGACCCGGGACGAGATCCGCCCACAGCTGGTCAAGCTGCTCGCCGAGGTCGCCGACGGCGGCACCCGGCTGCTCGTCGGCCACGACGAGGGCGGCGAGGTGGCCGCCACCGCCTTCCTCACCCGCAACGCGCACCGGCTCCAACTCCACTGGGTGTGGGCGTACACGGTGATGGTCCACCCGCGCCACCAGGGCAAGGGCCTCGGCCGCGACCTGATGGCCGCCACCGAGGCGGCGGCCCGCTCCATGGAGGGCGTCGACGCGATCCGCCTGGGCTGCCGCGGCGGCCACGGCCTGGAGCGCTTCTACGCGACCTGCGGCTACAAGGAGGTCGGCCGCGTCCCGGACGCCATCCGCGTGGCCCCGGGCGACGACCGCGACGACATCACGATGCTGCTGCCGCTCCGCTGA
- a CDS encoding dicarboxylate/amino acid:cation symporter, producing MSVSATPQAPGSPAKAKLKFPFWAQIIAGLALGVLFGWIARSQDVSWLATTLEKTGDIFVQLLKLAIAPLVFFAILMSITNLRKVNNAARLASRTLLWFMITSLIAVGIGIGIGLLTDPGSGTGLTAADGKDPKKTGSWIDFLTGIVPTDIVTPFTELKVLQIVFLAVVAGIAALQLGAKAKPVLDLAESALELLQKALWWVIRLAPIGTIGLIGTAIATYGWELIGKYATFTADVYIGCAIVMFGVYPLLLATVAKVSPLQFFKGAWPAIQLAFVSRSSVGTMPVTQKVTERLGVPKEYASFAVPFGATTKMDGCAAIYPALAAIFIAQIFDVQLGIKEYLLIVFVSVIGSAATAGLTGATVMLTLTLSTLGLPLAGVGLLMAIDPILDMIRTATNVAGQALVPVIVSAREGILDKEAYASASASSLDEPAPTTAPVAVAA from the coding sequence GTGTCCGTGTCCGCGACCCCCCAGGCCCCCGGCAGCCCCGCCAAGGCCAAGCTCAAGTTCCCCTTCTGGGCCCAGATCATCGCCGGTCTCGCGCTCGGCGTGCTCTTCGGCTGGATAGCCCGCAGCCAGGACGTCAGCTGGCTCGCCACCACCCTGGAGAAGACCGGCGACATCTTCGTCCAGCTGCTGAAGCTGGCCATCGCCCCGCTCGTCTTCTTCGCGATCCTGATGTCGATCACCAACCTGCGGAAGGTGAACAACGCGGCACGGCTCGCCTCCCGCACGCTCCTCTGGTTCATGATCACCTCGCTGATCGCGGTCGGCATCGGCATCGGCATCGGCCTGCTGACCGACCCCGGCTCCGGCACCGGCCTCACCGCCGCCGACGGCAAGGACCCGAAGAAGACCGGCTCCTGGATCGACTTCCTCACCGGGATCGTGCCGACGGACATCGTCACGCCGTTCACCGAGCTGAAGGTCCTCCAGATCGTCTTCCTCGCCGTGGTCGCCGGCATCGCCGCCCTCCAGCTGGGCGCCAAGGCCAAGCCGGTCCTCGACCTCGCCGAATCCGCCCTGGAACTCCTCCAGAAGGCCCTGTGGTGGGTCATCCGCCTCGCCCCGATCGGCACCATCGGCCTGATCGGCACCGCGATCGCCACCTACGGCTGGGAACTGATCGGCAAGTACGCGACCTTCACCGCCGACGTCTACATCGGCTGCGCGATCGTCATGTTCGGCGTCTACCCGCTGCTGCTCGCCACGGTCGCCAAGGTCAGCCCGCTCCAGTTCTTCAAGGGCGCCTGGCCGGCCATCCAGCTCGCCTTCGTCTCCCGCTCCTCGGTCGGCACCATGCCGGTCACCCAGAAGGTCACCGAGCGCCTCGGCGTCCCGAAGGAGTACGCCTCCTTCGCCGTCCCGTTCGGCGCGACCACCAAGATGGACGGCTGCGCCGCGATCTACCCGGCGCTCGCCGCGATCTTCATCGCGCAGATCTTCGACGTACAGCTGGGCATCAAGGAGTACCTGCTCATCGTCTTCGTCTCGGTCATCGGCTCCGCGGCCACCGCCGGTCTGACGGGCGCGACGGTCATGCTGACGCTGACCCTCTCCACGCTGGGCCTCCCGCTCGCCGGCGTCGGCCTGCTGATGGCCATCGACCCGATCCTGGACATGATCCGCACCGCGACGAACGTGGCGGGCCAGGCCCTGGTCCCGGTCATCGTCTCGGCCCGCGAAGGCATCCTCGACAAGGAGGCCTACGCCTCCGCCTCGGCCTCCTCCCTGGACGAGCCGGCCCCCACCACGGCCCCGGTGGCCGTCGCGGCCTGA
- a CDS encoding DUF4229 domain-containing protein, with the protein MSLKPSATIRYTAMRLGIFIGCLVLVAGLVRLGWVPSGLGDANPIWVVLLALVLSAPLSFVLLRKQRDEMSVQLSGRVAGAKQKLAENRSQEDVVDEAARANS; encoded by the coding sequence GTGTCCCTCAAGCCGAGCGCGACGATCCGCTACACCGCGATGCGTCTGGGGATCTTCATCGGATGCCTCGTCCTCGTCGCCGGGCTGGTCCGCCTCGGCTGGGTGCCCTCCGGGCTCGGGGACGCCAACCCCATCTGGGTCGTGCTGCTCGCCCTCGTGCTCTCCGCGCCGCTCTCCTTCGTCCTCCTGCGCAAGCAGCGCGACGAGATGTCCGTGCAGCTCTCCGGACGCGTCGCGGGTGCGAAGCAGAAGCTGGCCGAGAACCGCAGCCAGGAGGACGTGGTCGACGAGGCCGCGCGCGCGAACTCGTAG
- a CDS encoding DUF397 domain-containing protein, which translates to MTAAPELDWFKSSYSDGSEGDSCVEVATTPATVHVRDSKDLRIPTLAFAPHAWTGFVAHVSAH; encoded by the coding sequence GTGACCGCCGCTCCCGAGCTGGACTGGTTCAAGAGCAGCTACAGCGATGGCAGCGAGGGCGACTCCTGCGTAGAGGTGGCCACCACTCCCGCCACCGTCCACGTCCGCGACTCCAAGGACCTCCGGATCCCAACCCTCGCCTTCGCCCCTCACGCCTGGACGGGATTCGTGGCGCACGTCTCCGCCCACTGA
- a CDS encoding UbiX family flavin prenyltransferase — protein sequence MTERKRTPWVVGVSGASGTPYAAAVLRGLLAAGESVDLVVSRASRLTLLDETGIAFRDAHWREDLGEWLERGADGKPGTFARPDMDDVRYWGAGDLAAGPSSGSYPVKGMLIVPASTACVAGVALGLSKDLLQRVASVTLKERRRLVVAVRETPLNGQTLKHLVTLDEAGAIVLPASPAFYAGATHIQDLVDFVAGRVLDAAGVPHRLYRRWEGELGGSRPRD from the coding sequence ATGACTGAGCGCAAGCGCACCCCGTGGGTGGTCGGGGTTTCCGGCGCCTCCGGGACGCCGTACGCGGCGGCGGTGCTCCGCGGGCTGCTCGCCGCCGGGGAGAGCGTCGACCTGGTGGTGAGCCGGGCCTCGCGGCTCACCCTGCTGGACGAGACCGGAATCGCCTTCCGCGACGCGCACTGGCGGGAGGACCTGGGGGAGTGGCTGGAACGGGGGGCCGACGGGAAGCCCGGTACGTTCGCGCGCCCGGACATGGACGACGTCCGCTACTGGGGCGCCGGGGACCTGGCGGCCGGGCCGAGCTCGGGCTCGTACCCCGTCAAGGGGATGCTGATCGTGCCGGCGTCCACGGCCTGTGTGGCGGGGGTGGCGCTCGGGCTGTCGAAGGACCTGCTCCAGCGCGTCGCGAGCGTGACGCTCAAGGAGCGGCGCCGACTGGTGGTCGCGGTGCGGGAGACCCCGCTGAACGGGCAGACGCTGAAGCATCTGGTGACGCTGGACGAGGCGGGCGCGATCGTGCTGCCCGCCTCTCCGGCGTTCTACGCGGGTGCGACGCACATCCAGGATCTGGTGGATTTCGTCGCGGGGCGGGTGCTGGACGCGGCAGGGGTGCCGCACCGGCTGTACCGCCGTTGGGAAGGGGAGCTCGGTGGCTCGCGCCCTCGTGACTAG
- a CDS encoding helix-turn-helix domain-containing protein, producing the protein MALQQLSAGSRASSRVRAGTAQSGVVHVNVRHADHYTVIGNHLAQHRELSLTARGLALYIQSLPAGAKVGIKRLTDRFPEGEVRIASALRELEAYGYLERSRVRLAGGQVVTRTVSYNRPRGVPPVAPPQVEERVAGPVAVPEPVPVPVPVSAPLSEPPSAPVPVRIPEPEPEPEPGPVVEAASVPALAADRPTTRVRKEAEDLLARLRADDPRLLLAEAAVKQLAPGVSAWLDRGADPEAVRHVLASDLPADLRRPAGLIAHRLKTGLPPRMPSAPLARPVRRPDPLQNCDGCDRAFRAPEPGRCRDCPPVAA; encoded by the coding sequence ATGGCTCTTCAGCAGCTTAGCGCGGGCTCCCGCGCCTCGTCCCGTGTTCGCGCCGGGACCGCCCAATCAGGTGTCGTCCACGTCAACGTCCGGCACGCCGATCACTACACCGTCATCGGCAACCACCTCGCCCAGCACCGTGAGTTGTCGCTGACCGCGAGGGGGCTGGCGCTCTACATCCAGTCGCTTCCGGCCGGTGCGAAGGTCGGCATCAAGCGGCTCACCGACCGGTTCCCGGAGGGGGAGGTACGGATCGCCTCCGCCCTGCGGGAGCTGGAGGCGTACGGGTACCTGGAGCGCAGCCGCGTACGGCTGGCCGGCGGGCAGGTGGTCACCCGCACGGTGTCCTACAACCGCCCGCGCGGGGTGCCGCCAGTGGCTCCGCCGCAGGTGGAGGAACGTGTTGCGGGGCCGGTGGCCGTGCCGGAGCCGGTCCCAGTGCCGGTCCCGGTATCGGCGCCGCTCTCCGAGCCCCCATCCGCGCCGGTCCCGGTACGCATCCCGGAGCCGGAGCCGGAGCCGGAGCCCGGGCCCGTGGTGGAGGCCGCATCCGTACCCGCACTCGCAGCCGACCGCCCCACCACCCGGGTACGGAAAGAGGCCGAGGACCTGCTCGCGCGGCTGCGGGCCGACGACCCCCGGCTGTTGCTCGCGGAGGCGGCGGTGAAGCAACTCGCGCCCGGGGTGTCGGCGTGGCTGGACCGTGGGGCGGATCCCGAGGCCGTACGCCATGTCCTGGCCAGCGACCTGCCCGCCGATCTCCGCCGCCCGGCGGGCCTCATCGCGCACCGGCTCAAGACGGGGCTCCCGCCCCGGATGCCGTCGGCGCCCCTCGCCCGGCCGGTCCGCCGCCCGGACCCGCTCCAGAACTGCGACGGCTGCGATCGCGCCTTCCGCGCCCCCGAACCCGGCCGCTGTCGCGACTGCCCGCCCGTGGCCGCCTAA
- a CDS encoding rhomboid family intramembrane serine protease encodes MSTTTGRPWAQGDRAKAAAKLMLGWVALLWVVEAIDFATGHALDAYGITPRSADGLGGILAAPFLHFGFGHVAANSVPLLIFGFVAALSGIRRFLAVSALIILADGIGVWLISPSYTMTAGASGLVFGLFGYLVVRGFVERNALGIAVGVVIGAIWGSSFFLGVLPTDNGTSWQGHLCGLAAGVVTALCFRRPAPARPALG; translated from the coding sequence ATGAGCACGACGACGGGACGGCCCTGGGCGCAGGGCGACCGGGCGAAGGCAGCGGCCAAGCTGATGCTCGGCTGGGTGGCCCTGCTGTGGGTGGTCGAGGCGATCGATTTCGCCACCGGCCACGCGCTGGACGCGTACGGGATCACGCCGCGCAGCGCGGACGGCCTCGGCGGCATCCTCGCCGCCCCGTTCCTGCACTTCGGCTTCGGGCACGTGGCGGCCAACAGCGTCCCGCTGCTGATCTTCGGCTTCGTCGCGGCCCTCAGCGGCATACGCCGCTTCCTCGCCGTCAGTGCGCTGATCATCCTGGCGGACGGGATCGGCGTCTGGCTGATCTCGCCCTCGTACACGATGACCGCGGGCGCCTCCGGCCTGGTCTTCGGCCTCTTCGGCTACCTCGTGGTCCGCGGGTTCGTCGAGCGCAATGCCCTCGGCATCGCGGTGGGAGTGGTGATCGGAGCGATCTGGGGCAGCTCCTTCTTCCTCGGCGTCCTGCCGACGGACAACGGGACCAGCTGGCAGGGCCACCTCTGCGGGCTCGCGGCGGGCGTGGTGACGGCCCTGTGCTTCCGCCGCCCGGCCCCCGCCCGGCCCGCCCTGGGCTAG
- the mqnP gene encoding menaquinone biosynthesis prenyltransferase MqnP — MTTADEVVGPGPAPEATNKVKAFLRLVMIEHSVFALPFAYIAALTAMFQLDRNVHWGKLLLVTVCMVGLRTFAMAANRIIDREIDSRNPRTAGRELVTGAVSVRSAWTGAGVALVVFLGSAALLNPLCLALAPVAVVPMVVYPYGKRFTNFPHAILGIAQAIGPVGAWLAITGEWSWEAVILGLAVGVWIGGFDLIFASQDVAADRAEGVKSVPARFGVAAALWGARGAHVVTTGLLAWYALATDAGMFFWAGLLIVVCAFFYEHSIVTPYDLSRLNRAFFTVNGFIGIALFVCALLDLVVRGLTF, encoded by the coding sequence ATGACCACCGCCGATGAGGTCGTAGGACCGGGTCCCGCGCCCGAGGCCACCAACAAGGTCAAGGCCTTCCTGCGGCTCGTGATGATCGAGCACTCGGTCTTCGCGCTGCCCTTCGCCTACATCGCCGCGCTCACCGCCATGTTCCAGCTCGACCGGAACGTGCACTGGGGCAAGCTGCTGCTCGTCACCGTCTGCATGGTGGGCCTGCGGACCTTCGCGATGGCCGCCAACCGGATCATCGACCGCGAGATCGACTCCCGGAACCCCCGCACCGCCGGCCGCGAGCTGGTCACCGGGGCGGTGTCCGTGCGTTCCGCGTGGACCGGGGCGGGGGTCGCGCTCGTCGTGTTCCTCGGCTCCGCGGCGCTGCTGAACCCGCTCTGCCTGGCGCTGGCACCCGTGGCCGTCGTCCCGATGGTCGTGTACCCGTACGGCAAGCGGTTCACGAACTTCCCGCACGCCATCCTCGGTATCGCCCAGGCCATAGGGCCCGTCGGTGCCTGGCTCGCGATCACCGGCGAGTGGTCCTGGGAAGCGGTCATCCTCGGTCTCGCCGTGGGCGTGTGGATCGGCGGCTTCGACCTGATCTTCGCGAGCCAGGACGTGGCCGCCGACCGCGCCGAGGGCGTCAAGTCCGTCCCGGCCCGCTTCGGCGTCGCGGCCGCCCTGTGGGGGGCCCGGGGGGCGCACGTCGTGACCACGGGCCTGCTGGCCTGGTACGCCCTCGCCACGGACGCGGGGATGTTCTTCTGGGCGGGCCTGCTGATCGTCGTCTGTGCCTTCTTCTACGAGCACAGCATCGTGACGCCGTACGACCTGTCCCGCCTGAACCGGGCCTTCTTCACGGTCAACGGCTTCATCGGGATTGCCCTGTTCGTGTGCGCCCTGCTGGACCTGGTGGTCCGGGGCCTGACCTTCTAG
- a CDS encoding DUF397 domain-containing protein, giving the protein MIHESELEWFKSSYSDSGDINDCVEVATTPATVHVRDSKDIALPHLTFSPGAWSGFVGYAS; this is encoded by the coding sequence ATGATCCACGAGTCCGAGCTGGAGTGGTTCAAGAGCAGCTACAGCGACAGCGGCGACATCAACGACTGCGTCGAGGTGGCCACCACTCCCGCCACCGTCCACGTCCGCGACTCCAAGGACATCGCGCTGCCCCACCTCACCTTCTCCCCTGGCGCATGGTCGGGGTTCGTGGGATATGCCTCGTGA
- the mqnE gene encoding aminofutalosine synthase MqnE, which yields MDAGLKRELEEKVRSGERLTREDGIALYESDDLAWLGGLAHEVRTRKNGDVVHFNVNRHLNMTNVCTASCAYCSFQRKPGEKDAYTMRIEEAVRLAKAMENENLTELHIVNGLHPNLPWRYYPRSLSELKKALPNVSLKAFTATEIHHFETISGMSASDILDELIEAGLESLTGGGAEIFDWEVRQHIVDHRTHWEDWSRIHRLAHSKGLKTPATMLYGHIEEPRHRVDHVLRLRELQDETGGFQVFIPLRYQHDFVDMKDGKVRNKLQARTTMATGAEALKTFAVSRLLFDNVPHVKVFWVMHGVQTAQLALQHGADDMDGSVVEYKITHDADNYGTPNKLGREDLLELIREAGFRPVERNTRYEIIREYPGPEAGLRETPQAMRV from the coding sequence ATGGACGCTGGGCTCAAGCGCGAGCTGGAGGAGAAGGTTCGCTCCGGCGAGCGGCTGACCCGGGAGGACGGCATCGCCCTCTACGAGTCGGACGACCTGGCCTGGCTCGGCGGCCTCGCCCACGAGGTGCGGACGCGCAAGAACGGTGACGTCGTCCACTTCAACGTCAACCGCCACCTCAACATGACGAACGTGTGCACCGCCTCGTGCGCGTACTGCTCGTTCCAGCGCAAGCCGGGCGAGAAGGACGCGTACACGATGCGCATCGAAGAGGCCGTGCGCCTGGCCAAGGCCATGGAGAACGAGAACCTCACCGAGCTGCACATCGTCAACGGCCTGCACCCGAACCTGCCGTGGCGCTACTACCCGCGCTCGCTGTCCGAGCTGAAGAAGGCGCTGCCGAACGTCTCGCTGAAGGCCTTCACGGCGACGGAGATCCACCACTTCGAGACGATCTCGGGCATGTCGGCCTCCGACATCCTCGACGAGCTGATCGAGGCCGGCCTGGAGTCGCTCACCGGCGGCGGCGCGGAGATCTTCGACTGGGAGGTGCGTCAGCACATCGTCGACCACCGCACCCACTGGGAAGACTGGTCGCGCATCCACCGCCTGGCGCACTCGAAGGGCCTCAAGACCCCCGCGACGATGCTCTACGGGCACATCGAGGAGCCGCGCCACCGCGTGGACCACGTGCTCCGGCTGCGGGAGCTCCAGGACGAGACCGGCGGCTTCCAGGTCTTCATCCCGCTGCGCTACCAGCACGACTTCGTGGACATGAAGGACGGCAAGGTCCGCAACAAGCTCCAGGCGCGCACCACGATGGCGACGGGCGCCGAGGCCCTGAAGACCTTCGCGGTCTCCCGGCTGCTCTTCGACAACGTCCCGCACGTCAAGGTCTTCTGGGTGATGCACGGCGTGCAGACCGCCCAGCTCGCGCTCCAGCACGGCGCGGACGACATGGACGGCTCGGTCGTCGAGTACAAGATCACGCACGACGCGGACAACTACGGCACCCCGAACAAGCTGGGCCGCGAGGACCTCCTGGAGCTGATCCGCGAGGCGGGCTTCCGCCCGGTCGAGCGCAACACGCGCTACGAGATCATCCGCGAGTACCCCGGGCCCGAGGCCGGCCTGCGCGAGACGCCGCAGGCCATGCGCGTCTGA
- a CDS encoding Lrp/AsnC family transcriptional regulator, whose translation MDTVDRQLIQALRENGRASYAELGRLVGLSGPSVTDRINRLETAGVITGYRATVDSRSLGLGVTALIGLSMSDAADHEDVARRLRDLAEIEDCWFIAGDDSFMLKVRANDVDGLEKIIRRLSGTKGVSRTRTTIVLSTKWENRVGELPEDA comes from the coding sequence ATGGACACGGTGGACAGGCAGCTCATCCAGGCACTCCGGGAGAACGGCCGTGCCTCGTACGCGGAACTGGGCCGTCTCGTGGGCCTCTCCGGCCCCAGCGTCACCGACCGCATCAACCGGCTGGAGACGGCCGGTGTGATCACCGGCTACCGCGCGACCGTGGACTCGCGTTCGCTCGGCCTCGGCGTCACGGCGCTGATCGGGCTCTCGATGTCCGACGCTGCGGACCACGAGGACGTCGCCCGCCGGCTGCGCGACCTCGCCGAGATCGAGGACTGCTGGTTCATCGCCGGCGACGACTCCTTCATGCTCAAGGTGCGCGCCAACGACGTGGACGGCCTGGAGAAGATCATCCGCAGGCTCTCCGGCACCAAGGGCGTCTCGCGCACCCGCACCACCATCGTGCTCTCCACCAAGTGGGAGAACCGGGTCGGGGAACTGCCCGAGGACGCCTGA
- a CDS encoding helix-turn-helix domain-containing protein encodes MSVDSDGTDDAGWDVDPEDEQGVAVLAALGRQLRAWREEAGMRATELGVEIGYGEDLVRKVEAGKRIPRPEYLDKVGEALNAGGKIAAMKADMEQVRYPKKVRDLVNLEGRAVELSAYGNHNIHGLLQTDDYARALFEMWQPPQTVAEVERGLAARMARRSIFDRSPAPALCFVQEEVTLRRRIGGTMVMRGQLERLLEVAELRHVTIQVMPTDLEEHAGMGGLIQVLKFADGSAVGRSEGAFSGRPVSDPRQVRVLEQSHAMIRSQALTPRESVAFIEQVLGET; translated from the coding sequence ATGAGCGTGGACAGTGACGGTACGGACGACGCGGGCTGGGACGTCGACCCCGAGGACGAACAGGGCGTGGCCGTACTCGCCGCCCTGGGCCGCCAGCTTCGAGCATGGCGCGAAGAGGCGGGCATGCGGGCCACCGAGCTGGGGGTGGAGATCGGTTACGGGGAGGATCTCGTCCGCAAGGTCGAGGCGGGCAAGCGGATCCCGCGCCCCGAATACCTGGACAAGGTGGGCGAGGCCCTGAACGCGGGCGGGAAGATCGCCGCCATGAAGGCGGACATGGAACAGGTCCGCTACCCGAAGAAGGTCCGAGACCTCGTGAATCTGGAGGGCCGGGCGGTCGAACTGTCGGCGTACGGCAATCACAACATCCACGGGCTGTTGCAAACAGACGACTACGCCCGTGCCTTGTTCGAAATGTGGCAGCCTCCGCAGACCGTCGCGGAGGTGGAACGCGGCCTGGCCGCTCGGATGGCCCGCCGATCGATCTTCGACCGCAGCCCCGCGCCCGCTCTGTGCTTCGTCCAGGAAGAAGTGACCCTGCGGCGCCGCATCGGGGGGACAATGGTGATGCGTGGGCAACTCGAACGCCTGCTGGAGGTTGCCGAGCTGCGGCACGTGACCATCCAGGTCATGCCCACCGACCTCGAAGAGCACGCCGGAATGGGTGGGTTGATCCAGGTGCTGAAGTTCGCTGACGGATCGGCGGTGGGACGCTCCGAAGGAGCCTTCAGCGGCCGCCCCGTCTCTGATCCAAGGCAGGTCCGGGTCCTTGAGCAATCCCATGCCATGATCCGGTCCCAGGCTCTCACGCCACGGGAGTCCGTCGCATTCATCGAGCAAGTGCTGGGAGAGACATGA